In the genome of Lathyrus oleraceus cultivar Zhongwan6 chromosome 4, CAAS_Psat_ZW6_1.0, whole genome shotgun sequence, the window aagaaACAAATTCATTCAAATACTTAAAGTTTGGTATGCAGCGTGaatttatatataaaaataaaatattatattttattatttattttagaTTTCACAGAACTTTCATTTTCTTTCTAAATTTTCATTTTCATATATATTTCGTTAATAATTCCCCATCATGCGGATTGATGTTGTCTGATAAAGGCGATGAGGTGTTATGATGAAGTTGTTTTGCAATCACGGCCGTATTTAAAATCATGATATCAACCTCATCATTAAAGAGATAGAGATCATCATTCTCTTTGGCAGTACCGATCATTGCTCCCAAATGTAACTAAAATTTACAATTAAGTGTTAAAAATAGCAAAATAGTTAAGATCTTCAGATTTGCTTATGGATAGCAGGTTGACATATTTGAAACATGAAGGACATTGCGAAGGGTTAGAAAAAGTACCATAAACTATTTTAAACTATTTATGACTTGCACAAGTACAATAAAGAAAATTGAAGTCGGAAGATTTATTGGAGTAGACCAGgatgaaaagcaaaagaaaactTATGCAGTGCAAATCAAACACAGATTTTAATCACACTGACATCAAAATTCTAACAATATCCGTAAATATACAAAACGATAACCAAAACGACCTATAACAGGACACAAAAACAACCAAAACGACAAGCAATCAAACGGCAGCAGCGTACTTAGAAGCTTCAAGATCCGCCGCTTTCTGAAGAAGACTCTGCGAATCATCTTCCAGAACCATCTGAATAGGCGAAGATCCCAATCCATCAGCGATCGCGAGCATGATCTTCTTCATCTCGGATTTAAACTCGTCACGATCGACAGTGCCACTTCCGTCACCGTCAAAACTGTCGAACACGGAGTCGTAAAGGCGCGTGAGTTGCTCCGGCGGAGTAGATACGTCGATGCCGAAGTGTGCCTCGATCAGTCTCATCGATTCGAAGGCTGTGCGAAGCTCGGCGCGTGATAAAACGCCGTCGTTGTTGAGATCGAGAGATGAAAACTGTTCGTTGACGCTGTCTGTGAAACGCTCGTCGTCGGCTATGAAGTCTGTTACGGTGGTACCGTCTATTATCACCACACCCATCCTCAATCTCGATTGATTGATTACGAATTTACGATTATTTAGTTTAAGATGAGACTAGACCAATAGTTAGAGGCAATTGTTATATGGGGTTTCGCAATTGACGCGTGGCACCATTTGTTTGTTTCTATAGCTGCGTGTTATCCTTTTCTCAAATCTACGGACCTCTAGTCTTTGTTTTGATTACTACTAGTATAATATTTCATTTGATAAAGTTGATTTTGTTTTATAAAATGAGTATTTGCTATGCACTATATATAAATTTTTTACATTAATGATTTAAAAGTATTAtttaagaaattaaaataaaacctaACATTAATTACAAATCAGCAATTAGAATTAGAGATTAATTAtttaagaaattaaaataaaacctaACGTTGATTACAAATCAAATCAGCATAACACAATTAGATATTATTTTATACATAATTAAGATAAAAAATAAACattaatcaaattttaatgggCAGGATTAACGGAGTGTAATCTCTTTACAGTATCGTGTATACCAATTAAATGCATACCTTTATATCGTGACACACATcaataatttttattattattaattatttaatataaGTTGTGTTATTCGACCTTCAAAATAAGTATTTGGACGGTAGGTTATATTTTAATCTCTCTTATTTATTATTAGATTCCTAACATAATTAGCGTTATTAAAAAAATGGTAGtaatttttgttaaaaaattAAGTTTTTTAATTGTACAAAGGAAATATACTTTATATAAATAAATATGTGTAAATGCtataaataattttatattaAGAAATGTTTCTGAACTAAAAATGAATAAGGTTGTAGAAACTACGACGAAACAAAACTTCTTAAGTGTGTTATGTGACACGACACCGTGAACCGGAGGTTACAACTACAATGCTTCTTAGATCAAAGGTGTTGGTTTTGAATCAACGTTGCTAATCAATGTCGATCTTGAATCGCCGTTGCTATTCTTCGACACGACAGATAAAATGGGGGGATAAGGGTATTTTCATGGTCAACACTCCAACTCTCAAGTTAGTTTGGGATTTAAGATAATCATAGTGAAATTGGAGATTAGAGTTTGTGTACCTGAAAATTCTTTGTTAATGTATTTATACATCGGACTTAATGGAACAAGTTGAATAAACGGGCCTCGTCTTATTAGGCATTTGGTCGACGCGAAGTATCGTGTCCTTAGGCCTTTCTGATACAAAATAGTTTTCCTAAGACTTCGCCGGGTACCCTGGGAGTCTTTTAGTAGTCGTGGTCGACCCTTAAGAATGAATGTCTAAGCATCAATTGGTGTGCAGTGTTTTGGTTATGCCAAAGTGTAATGGGGAACGTGAGCATTAAATCTAGTCGTATCATTGAAATGTTTGTCGTTTTCCTCTTGACGTGTGACCTGAAAAGGTATGGAGTGGTGTGATATAACTTACTGTTCACTTGAGTTTGGTTGCATTTTCAGGATGAAATTTGACCGATGATCCACACATGCTTCTTACTTTTAATCTGATCCGCTCAATTGTCTCCGCCTATATAAGGATAGAGGGAATATGGGGAAACTTTTTCGCAATCTTGTAAACTTAGTTTCCCTTAATTCCTTTTGAGTCTTCCCCTATTCTCTCAGAGCATTTTTATAGGAGTAATCGTCActgttggaacaaaattggtttctctcatatcccttaggttttgatgataacaaagtatttaaagaacaattgggtaTACTGATATTTTTTCAAGTGTGCAGGACCATAAACTAAAATTTCATGAACAATCTAAGTATTGGTTCTGACTATGAACATCTTAAGAGAAGCTTAAAGACTAGAATCTGATGGATCAGAAGCTAAAGACTAGACTCTAAAGAAGTCAACGTCTAAAGTTCAGAGTTTGAAGGACTCAGCCTTTGAAGACCAGACTTTGAAGAAGTCTGTTTCTGATTATCAGAACCTGAGTCGGTCAAAGCGCAAggatgaaggtgactctgatggGTCATTGTCAACCTCTGAGCCTACTTTGTCACATGAAGACATAAGCTCTATTTTCTTCATAGAGTATGTTGAGATGCAACTGATAATTCATCTTGCAACAAATGAATTTCAAACAAGCTTTCAACGTCAGTAACCTTTTAAGAAACATCTCAATGTCTCTATTCAAACTTCTCAGAGACTCTAATGTGATGGATATTTAACAACTGTTTTCCTTTCTATTTAAGGAGCTGAAGACTCGAAGAAAGATAGAACTATTGACACTCAAAGATAAGTTACATTATCAAAACAAAAGCATAAGCTGAACTTAGGATTTCTTATccttgtatatcttagaaatccCTAAGTCTTAAAAGAGTTTATTTGCATTGTATTCTTTCTACACCTCTTATTGTATATCAAATGTATTACCACAAATAACCATTTATCTATTAGGTAGATTATAAGAAGTCTCTGACTAAGtgtttgagcatttgaagtctcttgcttgtgtgcttgagcatgaagtctcttgcttgtgtgcttgagcattggaagtctcttgcttgtgtatTTGAGCATAAAAGTCTCTTACTTTAGTGTTTGAGAATTGAAATTCTTTTGCTTATGGGCTTAAGAAAATTGTAATCTTatgtgattata includes:
- the LOC127075609 gene encoding uncharacterized protein LOC127075609; translated protein: MGVVIIDGTTVTDFIADDERFTDSVNEQFSSLDLNNDGVLSRAELRTAFESMRLIEAHFGIDVSTPPEQLTRLYDSVFDSFDGDGSGTVDRDEFKSEMKKIMLAIADGLGSSPIQMVLEDDSQSLLQKAADLEASKYAAAV